In a genomic window of Allomeiothermus silvanus DSM 9946:
- the narH gene encoding nitrate reductase subunit beta, translated as MNVRAHVSMLFHLDKCIGCHTCSVACKNLWTDRKGTEYMWWNNVETRPGTGYPTGWEDQERFQGGWERRGNQLELKLHSRPKGLANLFFNPALPELDDYYEPFTFRYQDLFNSPEGNDQPVARPVSMITGEPMNIEAGPNWDDDLGGSNLYAQNDPSWDGVDEGILAQMGEIERVVFNYLPRICNHCLNPSCVAACPSGAIYKRAEDGVVLVNENKCKGWRMCVAACPYKKVFYNWATGKSEKCILCFPRMETGQAPACAHSCVGRIRYMGVLLYDADKIPAAAMVDDEHLVSSHLDVILDPFDPEVIAAAKAGGLDEGWIKAAQESPVYKFVKVWGLALPLHPEYRTMAMMYYIPPLSPIVSTIERGLVRLELPPEKVDFELFNHLEKARLPLKYLANLFAAGNVEVIKPILQKMLAVRILKRKQSVEGAVDTATLKLLESVRLDLETAEAIYRLTTLPTLEQRFVLPPYHREMATEAWNDPLAHKGEVGVGTIELPVRGN; from the coding sequence ATGAATGTACGCGCCCACGTTTCAATGCTGTTCCACCTGGACAAGTGCATCGGCTGTCACACCTGTTCGGTGGCTTGTAAGAACCTCTGGACGGATCGCAAAGGTACCGAGTACATGTGGTGGAACAACGTGGAGACTCGCCCCGGTACCGGCTACCCCACCGGCTGGGAGGATCAGGAGCGCTTTCAGGGGGGTTGGGAGCGGAGGGGAAACCAACTCGAGCTCAAGCTCCACTCCCGCCCCAAGGGCCTGGCCAACCTCTTCTTCAACCCCGCCTTGCCTGAACTCGACGATTACTACGAGCCCTTCACCTTCCGCTACCAAGACCTCTTCAACTCGCCCGAAGGCAACGACCAACCGGTGGCCCGCCCGGTCTCGATGATCACTGGAGAGCCCATGAACATCGAAGCGGGGCCGAACTGGGACGACGACCTAGGCGGATCAAACCTCTATGCCCAGAACGATCCCAGCTGGGACGGTGTGGACGAGGGAATCCTGGCTCAGATGGGCGAGATCGAGCGGGTGGTCTTCAACTACTTGCCGCGCATCTGTAACCACTGCCTCAACCCCTCCTGCGTGGCGGCCTGCCCCAGCGGAGCCATCTACAAGCGGGCCGAGGACGGAGTTGTACTGGTCAACGAGAACAAGTGCAAGGGCTGGCGCATGTGCGTGGCAGCCTGCCCCTACAAGAAGGTTTTCTACAACTGGGCCACCGGCAAGAGTGAGAAGTGCATCCTCTGCTTCCCCCGCATGGAGACCGGCCAGGCCCCGGCCTGCGCCCACTCGTGTGTGGGCCGCATCCGCTACATGGGAGTACTGCTCTACGACGCCGACAAGATCCCCGCCGCGGCGATGGTGGACGACGAGCACCTGGTCTCGAGCCATCTGGACGTGATCTTGGACCCCTTCGACCCCGAGGTGATCGCCGCGGCCAAAGCTGGCGGGCTCGACGAAGGCTGGATCAAGGCCGCGCAGGAGTCGCCGGTCTACAAGTTCGTCAAGGTCTGGGGTTTAGCCCTGCCCTTGCATCCCGAGTACCGCACGATGGCGATGATGTACTACATCCCGCCGCTCTCCCCCATCGTGAGCACCATCGAGCGCGGACTGGTCAGGCTCGAGCTGCCGCCCGAAAAAGTGGACTTCGAACTCTTCAACCACCTCGAGAAGGCTCGCCTCCCGCTCAAGTACCTGGCCAACCTCTTCGCCGCCGGCAACGTCGAGGTCATCAAGCCGATCCTGCAGAAAATGCTGGCGGTGCGCATCCTCAAGCGCAAACAGAGCGTGGAGGGGGCGGTGGACACGGCTACCCTGAAGCTCCTGGAGTCGGTGAGGCTCGACCTCGAGACCGCCGAGGCTATCTACCGCCTCACCACCCTGCCCACCCTCGAGCAGCGCTTCGTGCTGCCCCCCTACCACCGCGAGATGGCCACCGAGGCCTGGAACGACCCGCTGGCCCACAAGGGTGAGGTCGGGGTGGGCACCATTGAACTCCCGGTGCGGGGGAACTAG
- a CDS encoding MFS transporter, whose amino-acid sequence MVQTNGAPLPAERKARAEVLTLSTLGFTLMFAVWLMFGVLGIPIRKEFGLSDVQLSWLSAVAILNGSIWRLAAGILADRYGGKVVFTTMLFATSIPAFLVAHATSYPALLFYAFLVGFAGNAFSVGIAWNSAWFPKEQQGFALGVFGAGNVGASVTKFIGPALITLTPAAGYWGGVIPGGWRFVPFLYGILLILMGLAMWVFTPRADRRPGRGRPLGEMLRPLRNVRVWRFSLYYVVVFGAYVALSAWLPKYYVDNFGVPLYQGALLTALFIFPASLLRPLGGYLSDRFGARRLMYWTFGLMLLASGVLMMPEGHIVLELSSGTREVMPWHVNIWLFTTLVFLIGISMGVGKAAVYKHIPEYFPNDVGAVGGLVGMLGALGGFFLPPLFAYAQQWTSMPQSTFLVLFLLTLIAAIWMHLTVLSLLQKATPHLEHKFERIPEGDS is encoded by the coding sequence ATGGTTCAGACTAACGGCGCTCCCCTCCCGGCTGAGCGCAAGGCTCGAGCCGAAGTGCTGACCCTCTCCACCCTGGGCTTCACCCTGATGTTCGCGGTGTGGCTGATGTTCGGGGTGCTGGGCATCCCCATCCGCAAGGAGTTCGGCCTGAGCGATGTACAACTCTCCTGGCTCTCGGCGGTGGCCATCCTTAACGGCTCGATCTGGCGGCTAGCGGCGGGTATCCTGGCTGACCGATACGGAGGCAAGGTGGTCTTCACCACCATGCTCTTTGCGACCTCTATTCCCGCCTTCCTGGTCGCTCACGCCACCAGCTACCCAGCGCTCCTCTTCTACGCCTTCCTGGTGGGCTTCGCCGGGAACGCCTTCAGCGTGGGCATCGCCTGGAACTCGGCCTGGTTCCCTAAGGAACAGCAAGGCTTTGCCCTGGGCGTATTCGGCGCGGGGAATGTGGGGGCTTCGGTGACTAAGTTCATCGGTCCGGCTTTGATAACCCTGACCCCCGCAGCCGGGTATTGGGGTGGGGTGATCCCCGGTGGCTGGCGGTTCGTGCCCTTCCTCTACGGCATCCTGCTGATCCTCATGGGCCTGGCGATGTGGGTCTTCACCCCCCGCGCCGACCGCAGGCCCGGTCGCGGCCGCCCGCTGGGTGAGATGCTGCGCCCCTTGCGCAACGTGCGGGTGTGGCGCTTCAGCCTCTACTACGTGGTGGTCTTCGGGGCCTACGTGGCGCTCTCAGCCTGGCTGCCTAAGTATTACGTGGACAACTTCGGCGTGCCGCTCTACCAGGGAGCCTTGCTCACCGCCTTGTTCATCTTTCCTGCCAGCCTGCTGCGGCCCTTGGGCGGCTACCTTTCGGATCGCTTCGGAGCGCGGCGGTTAATGTACTGGACCTTCGGTCTGATGCTGTTGGCCTCAGGCGTGCTGATGATGCCGGAGGGGCATATCGTGCTCGAGCTGTCCTCGGGAACCCGCGAGGTGATGCCCTGGCACGTGAATATCTGGCTCTTCACGACTTTGGTGTTCCTGATCGGCATCTCGATGGGTGTGGGCAAGGCCGCAGTCTACAAGCACATCCCCGAGTACTTCCCCAATGACGTGGGCGCAGTGGGCGGATTGGTGGGGATGCTGGGTGCCTTGGGCGGATTCTTCTTGCCCCCACTCTTCGCCTACGCCCAGCAGTGGACCTCGATGCCCCAGAGTACATTCTTAGTACTCTTCTTGCTTACTTTGATTGCAGCGATTTGGATGCACCTAACCGTGCTCTCGCTGCTGCAAAAAGCCACACCCCACCTCGAACACAAGTTCGAACGTATACCCGAAGGAGATTCCTAA
- a CDS encoding MFS transporter — translation MASPSIPTKDGTWLTRWEPENHVFWETTGKHLAWRTLWITTYSLLLSFIVWFMVSAIVVKLPGVGFKFTSTQLFWLTAMPGLAGGTLRIIWTFLPPILGTRHLVTLSTALLLIPVLGWSYAIQNPSTPYGMLLLLAFLAGIGGGNFSGFMPSTSYFFPKRLQGTALGIQAGIGNFGVSVVQFLTPWVVGFALFASGIVNLGNPQSFTTENGLSSPIWLHNAALVWTLFILVGVVLAWALLKSVPVRANFREQFDIFRDKHTWIMTSLYIATFGSFSGFSAVFALLIRQLYGKFEGAPDPLAFAYLGPLVGSLLRVAFGPLADKVGGAKLTQLSTLGMLVSAVGLSFFVNPASLSQFPYFVGFMLMLFFFAGIGNASTFKQMPMIFDPRKAGGVIGWTSAIAAYGPFVFSVIIAAIIARAGHPTAFFYGVAAFYAINAFLNWYFYARSGAEKPC, via the coding sequence ATGGCCTCGCCAAGCATTCCTACTAAGGACGGAACCTGGCTCACGCGCTGGGAACCGGAAAACCATGTCTTTTGGGAAACCACCGGCAAACACCTGGCCTGGCGTACCCTCTGGATCACCACATATAGCCTGCTACTCTCTTTCATCGTGTGGTTCATGGTCTCGGCCATTGTGGTGAAACTCCCCGGCGTGGGTTTCAAGTTCACCTCTACCCAGCTCTTCTGGCTCACTGCCATGCCAGGGTTGGCCGGAGGAACCCTGCGGATTATCTGGACGTTTCTGCCCCCCATCCTGGGCACCCGGCACCTAGTCACCCTCTCAACCGCCCTCCTACTGATCCCGGTGCTGGGCTGGAGCTATGCGATTCAAAACCCCAGTACACCCTATGGGATGCTGTTATTGCTGGCCTTTTTGGCGGGAATCGGGGGTGGGAACTTCTCCGGTTTCATGCCTTCGACAAGTTACTTCTTCCCTAAACGGCTACAAGGCACGGCGCTAGGCATCCAGGCCGGAATCGGCAACTTCGGGGTGAGCGTGGTGCAGTTTCTCACCCCCTGGGTGGTGGGTTTTGCGCTGTTCGCCAGTGGAATCGTGAACCTGGGCAATCCGCAGAGCTTTACCACCGAGAACGGGCTCTCGAGCCCCATCTGGCTGCACAACGCGGCCTTGGTCTGGACGCTTTTCATCCTGGTGGGGGTGGTGCTGGCCTGGGCGCTTCTCAAAAGCGTGCCGGTCCGGGCCAACTTCCGTGAGCAGTTCGACATCTTCCGTGACAAACACACCTGGATCATGACCAGCCTGTACATCGCCACCTTCGGCTCGTTCTCGGGGTTCTCGGCGGTGTTCGCCTTGCTCATCCGGCAACTCTACGGCAAGTTCGAAGGCGCGCCCGACCCTTTGGCCTTTGCCTATCTAGGACCGCTCGTGGGTTCGCTGCTACGGGTGGCCTTCGGCCCATTGGCCGATAAGGTGGGTGGGGCTAAGCTGACCCAACTGAGCACCCTGGGGATGCTGGTGAGCGCAGTGGGCTTGAGCTTCTTCGTCAATCCGGCCTCGCTCTCCCAGTTCCCCTACTTCGTGGGCTTCATGCTGATGTTGTTCTTCTTCGCAGGGATCGGCAACGCCAGCACCTTCAAGCAAATGCCGATGATCTTCGACCCCCGCAAGGCCGGGGGAGTGATCGGCTGGACCTCGGCCATCGCAGCCTATGGCCCTTTCGTCTTCTCGGTGATCATCGCCGCGATCATCGCCCGCGCCGGACACCCTACCGCGTTCTTCTACGGGGTAGCGGCGTTCTACGCGATCAACGCGTTCCTCAACTGGTATTTCTACGCCCGTAGCGGGGCTGAGAAACCCTGCTGA
- a CDS encoding ATP-binding protein: MRQLLRRLRMAAGEVVLGEDLIELAPEVEADVGRWSYLESPFLSQLRQEEAFLKGSDHDDLPELAEWVESTRAELRELRAQAAEAEATRLERAENFKGALEYAQIRLRMEPLSEDSYRQVARLQYLLGDRAAALATLERGRAMLEQELGAEPLPETLRLLRMIESGAHLPDAPPKPKSPLIPATTLRPPVLAGREREWAMMEEAWEAGKLIFLKGQPGVGKSRLAADFLEHKGSYIRLEARPGDPHVPYSSNFRHLRAILAKYPTEPLPDWVRQALAPWMPELGPSPAPVEPSPLQQARFFEAHREIFSILVRHHEAMLLDDLQFQDASSNQVGAYLMSSVLPLGPSGLRGYIGCYRSGDNSEGMDRFAAQFVETGEGVLIELEPLDPDSVLTLLQGLELPGADRLAAGLSRYTGGNPLFILETLKHLIETDTLERGLPARLAPPGRVAPLIQRRLQRLTPAALNLARAAAVAETEFGLGLAQEVLERSGLELAESHAELEAAQILRGNAFTHDLVFEAVLAGIPTAVKQVLHSRTAKYLEMIGADPALIAQHWLEADERKAVPFLLEAAKAARSTYHLFDAADFYERAAALLERQERPTEAAEALLNVCEFILDFDTGARAERLAQKILELARDPRSSSRAWLYQATLHLHRGQTPEGERAAQQALENALRSGDRGLEVDPLNLLGIVWRRQGRFEESRAALEQARELCLETHNETLLAAVLSNLGLALQQLNRYAEAAQRFQEAFALQKDRTTRGRVLNNLAICLGQLGRSREALETLERAREMLAETEGATGAHLVVLTSLANHHRLLLEYRRSLEYLEQARAMVEGYQHWKLEDLYRNFARTLNRARPVRAGPELSQPGAGGVHRGLPGGRVGLARADPPLELERAEPAVPAKPGPTHAGGSGQLVGVSLPLGRGPAASPRPGPQGPPAKPGLRPAIRPQGARDRGAHPRRPSPAAPGSPRRGARAHPQRPCSPGDLHPRSLRRGGAAHPLPSAPGQRRSAGSGLPHRDCRLAPRDRPREGAPPVPLELPRAQPLQPRHPASRRATPLSGPDLPGVALEPSEEASHRMAAVNRGRDRPG; encoded by the coding sequence ATGCGCCAACTCTTACGCCGCTTGCGGATGGCGGCAGGCGAGGTGGTGCTGGGCGAGGACCTGATCGAGCTAGCCCCCGAGGTGGAGGCCGACGTGGGGCGCTGGTCCTACCTAGAATCGCCCTTCCTGAGCCAGCTGCGCCAGGAAGAGGCTTTTCTGAAGGGAAGCGACCACGATGACCTTCCCGAGCTGGCCGAGTGGGTAGAGAGCACCCGCGCCGAACTCCGTGAGCTGCGGGCCCAGGCCGCCGAAGCCGAGGCCACCCGGCTGGAGCGGGCGGAGAACTTTAAGGGGGCCCTCGAGTACGCTCAGATTCGCTTGCGCATGGAGCCGCTCTCCGAGGATAGCTACCGGCAAGTGGCGCGGTTACAGTACCTGTTGGGTGACCGGGCTGCGGCGCTCGCCACGCTCGAGCGCGGCCGGGCGATGCTCGAGCAGGAGCTAGGGGCCGAGCCTCTGCCGGAGACTCTGCGGCTGCTGCGCATGATCGAGTCCGGCGCCCACCTGCCCGACGCCCCCCCAAAGCCCAAGAGCCCGCTGATCCCCGCCACCACCCTGCGGCCCCCGGTGCTGGCCGGGCGTGAACGGGAATGGGCCATGATGGAAGAGGCCTGGGAAGCGGGGAAGCTGATCTTTCTCAAGGGCCAGCCGGGGGTGGGCAAGAGCCGCCTGGCCGCGGATTTTCTCGAGCACAAAGGCTCCTATATCCGGCTCGAGGCCCGCCCCGGTGACCCGCATGTGCCCTATTCCTCCAACTTCCGCCACCTGCGGGCGATTCTGGCCAAATATCCCACCGAGCCCCTACCGGACTGGGTGCGGCAGGCCCTGGCCCCCTGGATGCCCGAGCTGGGGCCGAGCCCTGCCCCCGTCGAGCCGAGCCCGCTCCAGCAGGCCCGCTTTTTCGAGGCTCACCGAGAGATCTTCAGCATCCTAGTACGCCACCACGAGGCTATGCTGCTCGACGACCTCCAGTTTCAGGACGCCTCCAGCAACCAAGTGGGGGCCTATCTGATGAGTTCGGTGCTGCCACTGGGGCCTAGCGGGCTGCGCGGTTATATCGGCTGTTACCGCAGTGGGGACAACTCCGAGGGCATGGACCGCTTCGCCGCCCAGTTCGTGGAGACAGGAGAGGGCGTGTTGATCGAACTCGAGCCGCTCGACCCGGACTCGGTGTTGACACTGTTGCAAGGTCTCGAGCTGCCCGGAGCCGACCGGCTGGCGGCGGGGCTGTCACGCTACACTGGGGGAAACCCCTTATTCATCCTCGAGACCCTCAAGCACCTCATCGAGACCGATACCTTAGAGCGCGGCTTACCGGCCCGGCTGGCCCCGCCTGGTCGGGTGGCCCCGCTGATCCAGCGCCGCTTGCAACGGCTCACCCCGGCGGCTTTGAACCTGGCCCGGGCCGCCGCGGTAGCCGAGACCGAGTTTGGGCTGGGGCTGGCCCAGGAGGTGCTGGAGCGCTCGGGCTTGGAGCTGGCCGAGAGCCACGCCGAACTCGAGGCCGCCCAGATCCTGCGCGGCAACGCCTTCACCCACGATCTGGTGTTCGAAGCGGTCTTAGCAGGCATCCCTACCGCGGTCAAGCAGGTGTTGCATAGCCGCACCGCCAAATACCTAGAGATGATCGGGGCTGATCCCGCCCTCATCGCCCAGCACTGGTTGGAAGCCGACGAGCGCAAGGCCGTCCCCTTCCTGCTGGAAGCGGCCAAAGCGGCCCGCTCCACCTACCACCTCTTCGACGCGGCGGATTTTTATGAACGAGCTGCGGCCCTGCTGGAACGCCAGGAGCGCCCCACTGAGGCCGCCGAAGCGCTCCTCAACGTCTGCGAGTTCATCCTTGACTTCGATACCGGGGCCCGCGCCGAGCGTTTAGCCCAGAAGATACTCGAGCTGGCCCGTGACCCCCGCTCGAGTTCGCGGGCCTGGCTCTACCAGGCCACCCTGCACCTGCACCGCGGGCAGACCCCCGAGGGCGAACGGGCAGCGCAGCAGGCCCTGGAAAACGCGCTGCGCTCCGGCGACCGGGGGCTCGAGGTGGATCCTCTAAACCTCCTAGGGATCGTGTGGCGCCGCCAGGGCCGCTTTGAGGAGTCCCGAGCCGCCCTCGAGCAAGCCCGCGAGCTGTGCTTGGAGACCCACAACGAGACCCTGCTGGCCGCCGTGCTGAGCAACCTGGGGCTGGCCCTCCAGCAGCTCAACCGCTACGCCGAAGCCGCCCAGCGCTTCCAGGAAGCTTTCGCGCTGCAAAAAGACCGCACCACCCGGGGGCGGGTGCTCAACAACCTGGCGATCTGCTTAGGACAACTGGGGCGGAGCCGCGAAGCCCTGGAAACCCTGGAGCGGGCCCGAGAGATGCTGGCCGAGACCGAGGGGGCCACCGGGGCTCATCTGGTGGTGCTGACCTCCCTGGCTAACCATCACCGCCTCCTGCTGGAGTACCGGCGCTCGTTGGAGTACCTTGAGCAAGCCCGAGCCATGGTGGAGGGATACCAGCACTGGAAGCTGGAGGACCTCTACCGCAACTTCGCTCGGACATTAAACCGAGCTAGGCCAGTTCGAGCAGGCCCAGAGCTATCTCAACCGGGCGCTGGAGGAGTTCACCGAGGCCTACCAGGAGGCCGGGTTGGTCTGGCTAGAGCAGATCCGCCTCTCGAGCTGGAGCGGGCGGAACCCGCAGTCCCCGCTAAACCGGGCCCGACCCATGCTGGGGGAAGCGGCCAACTTGTCGGGGTATCGCTTCCGCTTGGAAGAGGCCCGGCTGCTTCCCCCCGCCCAGGCCCTCAAGGCCCACCGGCAAAGCCTGGTCTTCGCCCAGCAATACGGCCTCAAGGGGCTCGAGATCGCGGCGCACACCCTCGCCGCCCAAGCCCTGCTGCACCTGGATCACCCCGCCGAGGCGCTCGAGCACACCCGCAACGCCCTTGCTCTCCTGGAGACCTACACCCCCGATCTCTACGCCGGGGAGGTGCGGCTCACCCACTACCAAGCGCTCCAGGCCAACGGCGATCCGCAGGCAGCGGCCTACCTCACCGAGACTGCCGCCTGGCTCCGCGAGATCGCCCAAGAGAGGGTGCCCCCCCAGTACCGCTCGAGCTTCCTCGAGCACAACCCCTTCAACCGCGCCATCCTGCAAGCCGCCGCGCAACCCCGCTAAGCGGCCCCGACCTGCCGGGCGTGGCGCTCGAGCCCTCCGAGGAGGCCTCGCATCGCATGGCGGCTGTGAATCGAGGCCGTGACCGGCCAGGGTAG
- a CDS encoding nitrate reductase molybdenum cofactor assembly chaperone, which produces MNPLLETLSIAYQYPQAGSVRRLFAGLKDLPKSPAKAHLERFAQALSHLTLSEHEELYTRTLDLTPLTAPYVGYAVYGEDYRRGSLMAVLNRAMIEAGIDLAGELPDHLSLVLRYLAVVPEPLPELLQILPPALKQIEHTLQTLEPANPYLDLLEATQEAVAAYVNARPPIQAGPGR; this is translated from the coding sequence ATGAACCCCCTACTCGAAACCCTCTCGATAGCCTACCAGTACCCCCAAGCGGGCAGCGTGCGCCGGCTCTTCGCCGGTCTCAAGGACCTGCCCAAGAGCCCGGCGAAAGCCCACCTCGAGCGCTTCGCCCAGGCCCTCTCCCACCTCACCCTCTCCGAGCACGAGGAACTCTACACCCGCACCCTTGACCTGACCCCGCTCACCGCGCCCTACGTGGGCTACGCCGTCTACGGGGAGGACTATCGGCGGGGGAGCCTGATGGCGGTCCTCAACCGGGCCATGATCGAGGCCGGAATTGACCTCGCGGGCGAACTCCCCGACCACCTGAGCCTGGTGCTGCGCTATCTGGCGGTTGTTCCTGAGCCGCTGCCCGAACTGCTACAGATCCTGCCTCCGGCCCTCAAACAGATCGAACACACCCTCCAAACACTCGAGCCTGCCAACCCCTATCTGGACTTGCTAGAAGCGACTCAAGAGGCGGTGGCAGCTTATGTCAACGCCCGTCCGCCGATCCAGGCCGGGCCAGGGAGGTAA
- the narI gene encoding respiratory nitrate reductase subunit gamma, whose protein sequence is MNWNILLFQVFPYVALTLAVIVTFQRMRAKPFSVSSLSSQLLERKKLFFGSIPFHWGILVVLAGHLVALVIPQGLLLWNAVPIRLYLLEITGLALAIWALGGLLILLYRRLSEKRVRVVTTSMDVVVLLLLGVSLITGILTAVQYRYGSYWFPAVFTPYVWSILTLRPRPELLADLPGVIQFHVFNFWLLLAVFPFTRLIHIITLPLGYLWRPWQIVIWQRRTRSAMPPVPPQPLPPLQGERGTHGSD, encoded by the coding sequence ATGAACTGGAACATCCTGCTCTTTCAGGTCTTTCCCTACGTGGCGCTGACCCTGGCGGTGATCGTCACTTTCCAGCGGATGCGCGCCAAGCCCTTTAGCGTCTCGTCGCTCTCAAGCCAGCTCCTCGAGCGCAAGAAGCTCTTCTTCGGCTCGATCCCCTTCCACTGGGGCATCCTGGTGGTGCTGGCCGGGCATTTGGTGGCGCTGGTGATCCCCCAGGGACTGCTCTTGTGGAATGCGGTGCCAATCCGGCTGTACCTGCTCGAGATTACCGGCCTGGCGCTAGCCATCTGGGCCTTGGGGGGCCTGCTCATCCTGCTCTACCGCCGCCTCAGCGAGAAGCGGGTGCGGGTTGTGACGACATCCATGGACGTGGTGGTATTACTGCTGCTGGGCGTCTCCCTGATCACCGGCATCCTCACGGCGGTGCAGTACCGCTATGGCTCCTACTGGTTCCCGGCGGTGTTCACCCCTTATGTTTGGTCTATCCTGACCCTGCGCCCGCGCCCCGAACTGCTGGCGGATCTACCGGGCGTGATCCAGTTCCACGTCTTCAACTTTTGGCTGCTGCTGGCGGTATTTCCCTTCACCCGGCTGATTCATATCATCACTCTGCCTTTGGGTTACCTCTGGCGGCCCTGGCAGATCGTGATTTGGCAGCGGCGGACCCGCTCGGCGATGCCGCCTGTCCCTCCTCAGCCCCTCCCGCCCCTACAGGGAGAAAGGGGTACTCATGGTTCAGACTAA